In one Mucilaginibacter ginsenosidivorax genomic region, the following are encoded:
- a CDS encoding helix-turn-helix domain-containing protein codes for MDSMRRFNTISEYNAFNNNETRHPLVSVVDLSKAAPRQGSQMYFGFYIVFLKDVKCGDLVYGRNTYDYQEGTLVFMAPGQVAGVNSNGEYYQPKGHVLAFDADLIHGTSLGRHIQDYNFFSYQSNEALHLSEKERSIVLDCFSKINYELERGIDKHSKRLIVSNIELFLDYSVRFYDRQFITRDHVYKGTIEKFEKLLNNYFSSEKPQTVGLPSVAYCADELNLSPNYFGDLVKKETGKTAQEYIQFKLINLAKEKIFDGEKTVNQVAYELGFKYPQHFTRLFKKQVGQTPHEYRSLN; via the coding sequence ATGGACAGCATGCGGCGTTTTAATACGATTAGCGAATACAATGCATTTAATAACAACGAAACCAGGCACCCATTGGTTAGCGTTGTCGATCTGTCAAAGGCTGCCCCCAGGCAGGGCTCACAAATGTATTTTGGCTTTTACATCGTATTTTTAAAAGATGTTAAATGCGGCGACCTGGTTTATGGCCGTAACACTTATGATTACCAGGAGGGCACATTGGTTTTTATGGCGCCGGGACAAGTGGCTGGCGTAAACAGTAATGGCGAGTACTACCAGCCCAAAGGCCATGTACTGGCTTTTGATGCAGATTTAATTCATGGTACATCGTTGGGCAGGCATATTCAGGACTATAACTTTTTTAGCTACCAATCAAACGAAGCGCTGCATTTATCTGAAAAGGAACGGAGCATTGTATTGGATTGTTTTTCAAAAATAAATTACGAACTGGAACGGGGGATTGATAAACACAGCAAGAGGTTAATTGTATCCAACATTGAATTATTTTTGGATTACAGCGTTCGCTTTTACGACAGGCAATTCATCACCCGCGACCACGTGTATAAGGGAACCATTGAGAAGTTTGAAAAGCTATTGAATAATTACTTTTCTTCAGAAAAACCTCAAACAGTTGGCCTGCCATCGGTGGCCTATTGTGCCGATGAACTAAATTTATCGCCAAATTATTTTGGCGATCTTGTGAAGAAAGAAACCGGCAAAACCGCGCAGGAGTATATCCAGTTTAAACTTATTAACCTTGCCAAAGAAAAGATCTTCGACGGTGAAAAAACCGTGAACCAGGTTGCTTATGAGTTAGGTTTTAAATACCCGCAGCACTTTACACGGTTGTTTAAAAAACAGGTGGGCCAAACACCCCATGAATACCGTTCATTGAATTGA
- a CDS encoding aldo/keto reductase — MQKVKLNNGVEMPILGFGVFQVTDLAECERNVVDAIDTGYRLIDTAQSYMNEEAVGKAIKRSGVAREELFITTKLWIQSNGYDGAKKAFEASLKKLQLDYLDLYLIHQPYGDVYGEWRAMEDLYKEGKIRAIGVSNFQPDRLIDLIINNEIVPAVNQVETHPFHQQIDAQQFMIDNNVQIESWGPLLRARMICLKMNCCRPLATNTTSQLPR, encoded by the coding sequence ATGCAAAAAGTAAAATTAAATAACGGTGTTGAAATGCCAATCCTCGGTTTTGGCGTTTTCCAGGTAACCGACCTGGCAGAATGTGAAAGAAATGTAGTGGATGCCATTGATACCGGCTACAGGTTAATTGATACCGCACAATCCTATATGAATGAAGAAGCCGTGGGTAAAGCCATTAAGCGCAGCGGTGTGGCCAGGGAAGAGCTGTTTATTACTACCAAGCTGTGGATTCAATCAAACGGTTACGACGGCGCTAAAAAGGCTTTTGAAGCTTCGTTGAAGAAGCTACAGCTGGATTATCTCGACCTTTACTTAATTCACCAGCCTTACGGCGATGTATATGGCGAATGGCGCGCGATGGAAGATTTGTACAAAGAAGGCAAGATACGTGCCATCGGCGTAAGCAACTTTCAGCCCGACAGGTTGATTGACCTGATTATCAACAACGAAATTGTGCCGGCTGTTAACCAGGTAGAAACGCACCCGTTTCACCAGCAAATTGATGCGCAGCAATTCATGATTGATAACAACGTGCAGATAGAATCATGGGGGCCTTTGCTGAGGGCAAGAATGATATGTTTAAAAATGAATTGCTGCAGGCCATTGGCAACAAATACAACAAGTCAATTGCCCAGGTAG
- a CDS encoding aldo/keto reductase, whose amino-acid sequence MFKNELLQAIGNKYNKSIAQVVLRWLTQRGVVAIPKSVRKQRMAENLDSLDFELTTDEMERIKTLDTNASSFFDHRDPKMVKWLGERKLNN is encoded by the coding sequence ATGTTTAAAAATGAATTGCTGCAGGCCATTGGCAACAAATACAACAAGTCAATTGCCCAGGTAGTACTGCGCTGGCTTACCCAAAGGGGCGTGGTCGCTATTCCAAAATCGGTACGTAAGCAGCGCATGGCCGAAAACCTGGATAGCCTTGATTTCGAACTTACAACTGATGAAATGGAACGCATTAAAACATTGGATACCAATGCTAGCAGTTTTTTCGATCACCGCGATCCTAAAATGGTGAAATGGCTGGGAGAACGAAAATTGAATAACTAA
- a CDS encoding (R)-mandelonitrile lyase has translation MKIQRIGSKPSAKGPAEYFTGTVRIDPLNEPPAPARVAMALVTFEPGARTAWHTHPFGQTLIVTAGAGWVQREGGVKENIFPGDVVYFEPNEKHWHGATTTTAMSHIAVQEKENGSPVDWLEQVTDEDYNG, from the coding sequence ATGAAAATTCAACGTATTGGCTCTAAGCCGTCGGCAAAAGGGCCGGCCGAATATTTTACCGGTACTGTACGAATTGATCCGCTAAACGAACCACCCGCACCTGCGCGTGTAGCAATGGCGCTGGTGACATTTGAGCCGGGCGCGCGTACTGCCTGGCATACGCATCCCTTCGGTCAAACACTTATTGTTACCGCAGGAGCGGGCTGGGTACAGCGGGAGGGAGGTGTTAAAGAAAATATCTTTCCGGGCGATGTGGTTTACTTTGAACCGAACGAAAAGCACTGGCACGGCGCAACTACCACCACAGCCATGAGTCACATTGCTGTACAGGAAAAGGAGAATGGCTCACCGGTAGATTGGCTGGAGCAGGTTACAGACGAGGACTACAACGGTTAA
- a CDS encoding aldo/keto reductase yields the protein MKKRQLGNSGLEVSALGLGCMGLSFGYGPATEKQEAIKLIHAAFERGVTFFDTAEAYGPFTNEELLGEALEPFRDQVVIATKFGFKDGKPPLGLDSRPEHIRKVAEAALIRLRTDHIDLFYQHRVDPNVPMEDVAGTVKDLIAEGKVKHFGLSEAGVGAIRKAHAIQPVAALQSEYSLWWREPEQDIIPVLEELGIGFVPFSPLGKGFLTGAINGSTTFDKSDFRNTVPRFSEENRKANQALVEVLGLIAKDKNATPAQIALAWLLSQKPWIVPIPGTTKMHRLEENLGAEDIRLSAKDLLEIGNSLSQIEVHGHRYSEQGQKMVNR from the coding sequence ATGAAAAAGAGACAATTAGGAAATAGCGGGCTGGAAGTATCGGCCCTTGGATTGGGTTGCATGGGACTGAGTTTTGGCTACGGCCCGGCAACAGAAAAACAGGAAGCAATTAAATTAATACACGCCGCCTTTGAGCGCGGTGTTACGTTTTTTGATACAGCGGAAGCTTACGGGCCTTTTACCAATGAAGAGCTCTTAGGCGAGGCCCTGGAGCCTTTTCGCGACCAGGTGGTTATTGCCACCAAATTTGGCTTTAAAGACGGCAAACCACCCCTTGGTTTAGATAGCCGGCCCGAGCATATCCGTAAGGTTGCTGAAGCCGCATTGATACGTTTGAGAACAGACCACATCGACTTGTTTTATCAACATCGCGTTGATCCGAATGTGCCGATGGAGGACGTTGCAGGTACAGTTAAAGATTTGATTGCCGAAGGCAAGGTTAAACATTTTGGCCTGTCGGAAGCTGGGGTTGGCGCTATCCGCAAAGCGCATGCGATACAACCGGTTGCGGCCCTGCAAAGCGAATATTCCCTTTGGTGGCGCGAACCTGAGCAGGATATAATACCTGTACTGGAAGAACTGGGTATTGGTTTCGTGCCGTTTAGTCCGCTGGGTAAAGGGTTTTTAACGGGCGCCATTAATGGGAGTACCACATTTGATAAAAGCGATTTCAGGAACACAGTTCCTCGTTTCTCCGAAGAAAACCGGAAGGCGAACCAGGCATTGGTTGAGGTACTTGGCCTTATTGCCAAAGACAAAAACGCAACGCCTGCCCAAATTGCGTTGGCCTGGCTGCTTTCGCAAAAGCCCTGGATTGTTCCAATTCCCGGTACCACAAAAATGCACCGTTTGGAAGAGAATTTGGGTGCTGAGGATATCCGGTTATCTGCCAAAGATCTCCTTGAGATTGGCAATAGCCTGTCACAAATCGAGGTGCACGGCCATCGTTATTCCGAACAGGGACAAAAAATGGTTAACCGTTAA
- a CDS encoding cupin domain-containing protein: protein MKKLLLITCGLFAGFTMRATAQNAPVFPKGEISTVNNHTGTVWLTELNKADSTIDINVANATFAAGAKLDWHIHPAGQILMITEGTGYYQEKGKPIRIVHKGDVINCDPGVAHWHGASPNSLFTYIAVSTNSAKNKTIWLQRVTDAEYNSAN, encoded by the coding sequence ATGAAAAAATTACTGCTCATTACCTGCGGATTATTTGCCGGGTTTACAATGCGGGCAACTGCTCAAAATGCCCCGGTTTTTCCAAAGGGCGAAATTTCAACTGTTAATAATCATACCGGAACAGTTTGGCTTACCGAACTTAACAAAGCCGATAGTACTATTGATATTAATGTGGCCAATGCAACTTTCGCGGCGGGTGCAAAACTCGATTGGCACATCCATCCCGCTGGGCAAATCCTGATGATTACCGAGGGGACAGGCTATTACCAGGAAAAAGGTAAGCCAATCCGCATTGTTCATAAAGGGGATGTTATCAATTGCGACCCGGGTGTGGCACACTGGCACGGCGCATCGCCCAATAGTTTGTTCACCTATATAGCGGTAAGCACAAACAGTGCTAAAAATAAAACCATATGGCTGCAAAGGGTAACCGATGCCGAGTACAACAGCGCAAATTAA
- a CDS encoding nuclear transport factor 2 family protein: MKAIIIALFMCIAGVQLSLGQAKLPGAASTTTTKDEQELLDLSKTKWTWMAGKNVDALTGLFAENCVFVHMGGSWGKTQELNTIKGGFIWYKQAEVYGASVNIFGNTAILLNDIDLLAVVGGNEVVHAFMVTEVYLKENGKWKMGSLTFSTLIRPVKMKTNIAQPAQPQH, translated from the coding sequence ATGAAAGCAATCATTATCGCGCTGTTCATGTGTATTGCCGGTGTGCAGTTATCCCTTGGCCAGGCCAAATTGCCCGGTGCGGCATCAACAACTACAACTAAGGACGAACAGGAACTACTTGACCTATCCAAAACGAAATGGACATGGATGGCCGGCAAAAATGTAGATGCATTAACCGGGCTGTTTGCCGAGAACTGTGTATTTGTGCACATGGGCGGAAGCTGGGGTAAAACCCAGGAACTGAATACCATTAAGGGCGGCTTCATCTGGTATAAACAAGCCGAGGTTTACGGGGCATCTGTAAATATTTTCGGTAATACGGCTATCCTGTTAAATGATATCGATTTGCTGGCAGTAGTGGGTGGTAACGAAGTTGTGCATGCGTTTATGGTGACCGAGGTATACCTTAAAGAAAACGGCAAATGGAAAATGGGTTCGCTTACTTTTTCAACATTAATACGGCCGGTTAAAATGAAAACCAACATAGCCCAACCGGCACAACCACAACACTAA
- a CDS encoding SDR family oxidoreductase — translation MKNVIVVIGAGSIGQAIARRVSAGKHILLADLKQDNADAAAKVLGEAGFEVSTTTVDISSRTSVRALVEKATSIGSVTGLIQAAGVSPSQASPSTILHIDLYGNAVILEEFGKVIASGGSGVVIASQSGHRLPALTPEQDKALATTPADELLALDFLQPAQVKDSLRAYQLSKRGNSLRVMAEAVNWGKRGARINAISPGIIITPLAKDELNGPRGEGYRKMINISAAGRAGTPDEVGNVGALLMGQDGAFITGSDFLMDGGVTAAYWYGDLAPK, via the coding sequence ATGAAAAATGTAATTGTTGTAATTGGCGCAGGTTCCATCGGCCAGGCCATTGCCCGCCGAGTGAGTGCCGGAAAGCATATTTTACTGGCCGACCTGAAACAAGATAATGCCGACGCTGCTGCCAAAGTGTTGGGCGAGGCTGGTTTCGAAGTAAGCACTACAACGGTTGATATTTCATCCCGTACGTCTGTCCGGGCATTGGTCGAAAAGGCTACGTCAATCGGCAGCGTTACCGGGTTGATACAAGCTGCCGGTGTATCGCCTTCGCAGGCATCGCCTTCAACAATATTGCATATCGATCTCTATGGCAACGCTGTTATATTGGAAGAATTTGGCAAGGTGATTGCAAGCGGTGGATCTGGTGTAGTTATCGCTTCGCAGTCGGGCCACCGCTTGCCCGCATTAACCCCTGAACAGGATAAAGCATTGGCAACCACACCTGCAGACGAATTGCTGGCTTTAGATTTTTTGCAGCCCGCCCAGGTAAAAGATTCATTGCGTGCCTATCAATTATCAAAGCGCGGAAATTCACTGCGCGTAATGGCCGAAGCTGTGAATTGGGGCAAGCGCGGTGCGCGGATAAACGCGATTAGCCCTGGAATTATCATTACGCCGCTGGCTAAGGACGAATTAAACGGCCCGCGTGGCGAAGGTTATCGCAAAATGATCAATATCTCGGCTGCCGGAAGGGCCGGTACCCCCGACGAGGTTGGCAACGTAGGCGCTTTGCTCATGGGGCAGGACGGCGCTTTCATAACCGGCAGTGATTTTTTGATGGATGGCGGCGTAACGGCGGCTTACTGGTACGGCGACCTTGCCCCTAAATAA
- a CDS encoding dihydrofolate reductase family protein produces MRKIRIFEHISLDGVIEHDGDYTYGAWTTPYRSPAGAAMLFEAYGPNFDLLLGRHTYDIFSSFWPNAGDFPMANAINAATKYIATHNPASLEWGPVQHLGEDVIEAIRDLKQTDGPDLIVVGSSTLTSVLLDQGLADEVVLITYPVLLGHGKRLLADSINARELVFVDSKATPTGLLVNTYRHVGPLKS; encoded by the coding sequence ATGAGAAAAATCAGAATTTTTGAACATATCTCGCTGGATGGCGTGATTGAACACGACGGAGACTACACCTACGGGGCATGGACTACGCCCTACCGTAGCCCTGCCGGGGCGGCAATGCTATTTGAAGCTTACGGGCCAAATTTCGACCTGCTGCTTGGTCGCCACACTTACGATATATTCAGTAGTTTTTGGCCCAATGCCGGAGATTTCCCGATGGCAAACGCCATAAACGCTGCAACAAAATACATAGCAACCCACAACCCCGCCAGCCTGGAATGGGGACCGGTGCAGCATTTGGGTGAGGACGTTATAGAGGCCATTCGTGATCTCAAACAAACAGACGGCCCCGACTTGATTGTTGTGGGAAGCTCGACCCTAACGTCGGTATTGCTTGACCAGGGACTGGCCGACGAGGTTGTGCTCATCACCTACCCGGTTTTGCTTGGCCATGGTAAACGCTTATTAGCGGACAGCATTAACGCCAGGGAACTTGTTTTTGTCGACTCGAAAGCCACGCCAACAGGTTTACTCGTGAACACCTACCGGCACGTTGGACCGTTGAAATCCTAA
- a CDS encoding alpha/beta fold hydrolase, giving the protein MKRVFKGTDVMKPAFIIALLFFTVLQCYGQQLKPANSGYAPVNGIKVYYEVYGEGKPLVLLHGAFYTIEMNWGQLIPELAKTRKVIAVEMQGHGHTPFSDRKLDIATMASDVVGVMDFLKIDSADVAGYSMGGSIAYQLVVKSPKRVKKLVIISSTYKSGGWLPVINDGFKGFKPEFFNNTPIKTAYDAVAPDKTKWTKFIEQMIAFAGVPFDVGDANIAKITSPVLLISGDNDGLDKVELMKTYKLLGGGVAADLGPMPKSHLAIVPAQSHVSLMMQTKTIAGYLDDFLK; this is encoded by the coding sequence ATGAAAAGAGTATTTAAAGGAACTGATGTCATGAAACCTGCATTCATAATTGCTTTGCTTTTTTTTACCGTATTGCAGTGTTATGGCCAGCAGCTTAAACCTGCAAATAGTGGCTATGCGCCTGTTAATGGCATTAAGGTTTATTATGAGGTATATGGCGAGGGTAAGCCCCTGGTTTTGCTGCATGGTGCATTTTATACCATCGAGATGAACTGGGGCCAGTTAATACCTGAACTGGCAAAAACAAGAAAGGTAATTGCCGTTGAAATGCAGGGGCATGGGCACACCCCGTTTTCGGACAGAAAATTAGATATTGCTACCATGGCCAGTGATGTGGTAGGGGTTATGGATTTTTTAAAAATTGACAGTGCCGATGTTGCAGGTTATAGTATGGGTGGCTCTATAGCTTACCAACTGGTTGTGAAAAGCCCTAAACGGGTAAAAAAACTGGTGATCATTTCTTCTACCTACAAATCCGGTGGCTGGCTGCCGGTTATAAACGATGGATTTAAAGGCTTTAAGCCCGAGTTTTTTAACAATACGCCTATAAAAACGGCATATGATGCAGTAGCACCCGATAAAACAAAATGGACAAAGTTTATTGAACAAATGATTGCTTTTGCCGGGGTGCCTTTTGACGTGGGCGACGCCAATATTGCCAAAATCACATCGCCGGTATTGCTCATCTCGGGCGACAATGATGGCCTTGATAAAGTAGAGTTGATGAAAACATACAAATTACTGGGAGGTGGCGTAGCTGCCGATTTGGGGCCGATGCCAAAATCACATTTAGCCATTGTGCCCGCGCAGAGCCATGTGAGCCTGATGATGCAAACAAAAACAATAGCAGGTTACCTTGACGACTTTTTAAAGTAA
- the cas2 gene encoding CRISPR-associated endonuclease Cas2, giving the protein MRLNEYRILWVLVFFDLPTETKKDRQIYSKFRKDIMKDGFGMFQFSIYLRHCSSRENADVHIKRVKKILPPKGHVGIMTITDKQFGMMELFYGKEEKELPDTPQQLELF; this is encoded by the coding sequence ATGCGCTTAAATGAATACCGGATTTTGTGGGTATTAGTTTTTTTTGATTTGCCTACCGAAACCAAAAAGGACAGGCAGATTTACAGCAAGTTTCGTAAGGATATTATGAAAGATGGCTTCGGCATGTTCCAGTTTTCTATTTACCTGCGCCATTGCAGCAGCCGCGAAAATGCCGACGTACACATTAAACGTGTAAAAAAGATACTGCCGCCCAAAGGCCATGTAGGCATCATGACCATTACCGACAAACAATTTGGCATGATGGAACTATTTTACGGAAAAGAAGAAAAAGAATTACCGGATACGCCCCAGCAACTGGAATTATTTTGA
- the cas1 gene encoding type II CRISPR-associated endonuclease Cas1: MIKRTLHFSNPAYLSLSQGQLMIDLPHLKVLGEKESKKSVPIEDVGIVVLEHQQITITHGCIAALLNNNSAIITCDHTHHPTGMMLPIDGHHTQSERFRYQVDASLPLKKQLWQQTTQAKILNQAAILAGRGIDHDNMLHWAKSVRSGDPDNYEGRAAAYYWKNVFPKKVEFFRGREGDPPNNLLNYGYAILRAIVARGLVCSGLIPTLGIHHRNKYNAYCLADDIMEPYRPYVDLIVLRIIDNGENFLELGNSIKSQLLAIATVDVQFEKSRSPLMVGVQNTTTSLARCYEGKLRKITYPMMKDFAPRRGVLYKDLEEDFISLAAEEEGKYYKAGDDDDEEELPF; encoded by the coding sequence ATGATTAAAAGAACGCTTCACTTCAGCAATCCTGCTTACCTAAGCCTCAGTCAGGGGCAGCTTATGATTGATTTGCCGCATTTAAAAGTGTTAGGCGAAAAGGAATCCAAAAAGTCGGTGCCTATCGAGGATGTGGGCATTGTAGTGCTGGAGCATCAGCAAATTACCATTACCCATGGCTGCATAGCCGCGCTGCTGAATAATAACAGTGCCATTATTACCTGCGACCATACCCACCACCCTACCGGCATGATGCTGCCTATTGACGGGCACCATACCCAAAGCGAGCGCTTCCGGTACCAGGTTGATGCGTCGCTGCCTTTAAAAAAACAGCTGTGGCAACAAACTACGCAGGCCAAAATACTGAACCAGGCGGCCATATTGGCCGGCCGGGGTATCGATCATGATAATATGCTGCACTGGGCAAAATCGGTACGCAGCGGCGACCCTGATAATTACGAGGGCCGCGCGGCGGCTTATTACTGGAAAAACGTGTTTCCCAAAAAGGTAGAGTTTTTTCGCGGCCGGGAGGGCGACCCGCCCAACAACTTACTCAATTACGGCTACGCCATATTACGGGCCATTGTGGCAAGGGGGTTGGTATGTTCGGGGCTGATCCCTACGCTGGGCATCCATCACCGTAATAAATATAATGCCTATTGCCTGGCCGATGACATTATGGAACCCTACCGGCCATATGTTGATTTGATTGTATTGCGCATCATTGATAACGGCGAGAATTTTTTGGAGCTGGGTAATTCTATCAAATCGCAATTACTGGCTATTGCCACAGTTGATGTGCAGTTTGAAAAAAGCCGCAGTCCACTAATGGTGGGCGTACAAAACACCACCACATCGCTGGCCCGCTGTTACGAAGGGAAGCTGAGAAAAATAACCTACCCTATGATGAAGGATTTTGCACCAAGGCGGGGCGTGTTGTATAAAGACCTGGAAGAAGATTTTATAAGCCTGGCTGCCGAAGAAGAAGGGAAGTATTACAAAGCCGGCGATGATGACGACGAAGAAGAATTACCTTTTTGA
- a CDS encoding DEAD/DEAH box helicase yields the protein MELKSYQYKVIRDLETYLEYVQQYKKTDRAFNLFWEERIGPYNPLSGEGMQPYKNTIPNAAHVCIKVPTAGGKTFIACNALHTVFSAYSAVMPRVVVWLVPWSNLLGQTVSALSNPAHPYRQKLNSLFNHRVEVYEKKDLLQGLNFNPAVVKEQLSIVVMSFASLRAKNKEDRKVYQENGQLASFASQYTNIGYLLQDVDETSLINVLRSMQPVIVVDESHNAESNLSVDMLNALNPSFVLDLTATPKNNSNIISMVPAIELKKEHMVKLPVIVYNHHDKTEVVNSALHLQRKLELLAIEQQKQGGRYIRPIVLFQAQPRIGEENITYEKLKRQLITIGIPQNQIRIKTATIDELRGEDLLSPLCEVRYIITINALKEGWDCPFAYVLASLADKSSAVDVEQILGRVLRQPYVTKHSASLLNISYVLTASAKFNDTLQNIVQGLQAAGFSDKDYREIDVMTETEKQAAIPGVLEQFLFPEKTGTDDPELDTNRINFDLGDTITPVANDSVLAKIEDMAIAQSAALQATINQQRTQPADEQIFEEMGDKIKRYKLVAAGKPYVAGIKLPQFYLNTGRANIFGTGREFLSQEPLLSLFKLSNEDIKIDFEQISSDLYKVDIEETGQSEYDARFTKIEDMVLKEPVVAYILAKPPSNQVKDIAHQLIKMIGDMYPIADQEIRIYIERILSSLNAEQLQDILVRKLSYADKIKAKIKQHADNYAEERFNDLIKIGKIEAEATWAFPEMIVPGMLGGAVSKSLYEREGLMNDFETTMIRNIAALPNITFWHRNLGRGKGFMINGYKSNHYPDFIVGTKLGKVILIETKGDDRDNSDSQAKCRLGNKWAELAGNRFSYFMVFDKKAIDGAYNADKARELIKQL from the coding sequence ATGGAATTAAAAAGCTATCAATATAAAGTTATTCGCGACCTGGAAACATACCTGGAGTATGTGCAGCAATATAAAAAAACGGACAGGGCTTTTAACCTGTTTTGGGAGGAACGCATTGGTCCCTACAACCCGCTTAGCGGCGAGGGCATGCAACCGTATAAAAATACCATTCCAAACGCGGCACATGTTTGTATTAAGGTGCCCACGGCGGGCGGTAAAACTTTTATTGCCTGCAACGCACTGCACACCGTTTTTAGCGCTTACTCGGCCGTAATGCCCCGCGTGGTAGTTTGGCTGGTGCCATGGAGCAATTTATTAGGGCAAACGGTATCGGCATTAAGCAACCCGGCCCACCCCTACCGTCAAAAACTAAACAGTTTGTTTAACCACCGGGTAGAGGTGTATGAAAAAAAAGATTTGCTGCAGGGATTGAACTTTAACCCTGCTGTGGTTAAGGAACAACTGTCTATAGTGGTAATGAGCTTTGCCAGTCTGCGGGCTAAAAACAAGGAAGACCGCAAAGTGTACCAGGAAAACGGGCAGCTAGCTTCTTTCGCTTCACAATACACCAATATAGGTTATTTATTGCAGGATGTGGACGAGACATCGCTCATAAACGTACTGCGTAGTATGCAGCCGGTTATTGTTGTAGACGAAAGCCACAATGCCGAGAGCAACTTAAGTGTAGACATGCTGAATGCGCTGAACCCATCCTTCGTGTTGGATTTAACCGCTACGCCCAAAAACAACAGCAACATCATTAGCATGGTGCCTGCTATCGAACTTAAAAAAGAGCACATGGTAAAGTTGCCGGTAATTGTGTACAACCACCACGACAAAACCGAGGTGGTAAACAGCGCCCTGCACCTGCAACGCAAGCTGGAATTGCTGGCCATTGAACAGCAAAAGCAGGGTGGCAGGTACATTCGCCCGATAGTATTGTTCCAGGCGCAGCCCCGCATTGGCGAAGAGAACATTACTTACGAAAAACTTAAACGCCAGCTGATAACCATTGGCATCCCCCAAAACCAGATCAGGATAAAAACAGCTACCATTGATGAACTTAGGGGCGAAGATCTGCTATCTCCCTTGTGCGAGGTGCGATACATTATCACCATTAACGCTTTAAAAGAAGGCTGGGATTGCCCTTTTGCCTATGTGCTGGCTTCGCTGGCCGATAAATCGTCGGCAGTGGATGTCGAACAAATATTAGGCCGGGTACTGCGGCAACCGTATGTAACAAAACACAGCGCATCGCTGCTCAATATATCGTATGTGCTCACTGCCTCGGCCAAATTTAACGATACGCTGCAAAATATTGTGCAGGGCTTGCAGGCCGCGGGCTTTAGCGATAAGGATTACCGGGAAATTGATGTGATGACCGAAACGGAGAAGCAAGCTGCTATACCCGGTGTTTTAGAGCAATTTTTATTCCCGGAGAAAACAGGGACCGATGATCCGGAACTGGACACCAATCGGATAAATTTTGATTTGGGTGATACGATAACACCCGTTGCTAACGATTCGGTATTGGCAAAAATTGAAGATATGGCTATTGCACAAAGCGCTGCGCTGCAAGCCACCATCAACCAGCAACGCACGCAGCCTGCCGATGAGCAAATATTTGAAGAAATGGGCGATAAAATTAAGCGCTATAAACTGGTGGCTGCCGGCAAACCCTATGTTGCGGGAATAAAGCTGCCTCAGTTTTATTTGAATACAGGCAGGGCCAACATTTTTGGTACCGGCAGGGAGTTTTTAAGCCAGGAGCCTTTGTTAAGCCTGTTTAAGCTGAGTAATGAGGATATCAAAATTGATTTTGAACAGATCTCGTCGGATTTATATAAGGTAGATATTGAGGAAACCGGACAAAGCGAATATGATGCCCGCTTTACTAAAATTGAAGACATGGTGCTGAAAGAACCCGTAGTGGCCTACATTTTAGCTAAGCCACCAAGCAACCAGGTAAAAGATATTGCCCACCAACTGATAAAGATGATTGGCGACATGTACCCCATTGCCGACCAGGAGATCAGGATTTACATAGAACGGATCTTAAGCTCACTTAACGCCGAACAACTTCAGGATATTTTAGTGAGGAAGTTAAGCTACGCTGATAAAATAAAAGCCAAAATAAAACAGCATGCTGATAATTATGCCGAGGAACGGTTTAATGATTTGATTAAGATAGGCAAGATTGAAGCCGAAGCTACCTGGGCTTTCCCCGAAATGATAGTGCCGGGAATGCTCGGCGGAGCCGTTAGCAAATCGTTATATGAACGCGAGGGACTAATGAACGATTTTGAAACCACCATGATCCGCAATATTGCGGCGCTGCCCAACATCACCTTTTGGCATCGTAACCTGGGGCGGGGTAAGGGTTTTATGATTAACGGATATAAATCAAATCATTACCCCGATTTTATTGTGGGTACCAAACTGGGTAAGGTGATTTTGATAGAGACAAAGGGCGACGACCGGGATAATTCCGACAGCCAGGCTAAATGCCGATTAGGCAATAAATGGGCCGAACTGGCGGGTAATCGCTTTAGTTATTTTATGGTGTTTGACAAGAAGGCGATTGATGGCGCTTATAATGCTGATAAGGCGCGGGAATTGATAAAACAGCTGTAG